The following proteins are co-located in the Malus sylvestris chromosome 13, drMalSylv7.2, whole genome shotgun sequence genome:
- the LOC126595459 gene encoding 50S ribosomal protein L28, chloroplastic-like: MAAASATATVFFGTTRTPCFHRADASKRFLQPFKAEAGSDVGFVTSQLSGVRISYDMSSQLPSISTPSLPGLQPIVARRICPFTGKKANRANKISFSAHKTKKLQFVNLQYKRVWWEAGKRFLKLRLSTKALKTIEKNGIDVVAKKAGIDLRKL; encoded by the exons ATGGCAGCAGCATCGGCAACAGCCACCGTGTTCTTCGGCACCACCCGAACTCCATGCTTCCACAGGGCCGACGCTTCCAAGCGGTTCCTGCAGCCCTTCAAGGCGGAGGCAGGTTCCGACGTCGGGTTCGTTACCAGTCAGCTGAGCGGCGTCAGAATCTCCTACGACATGTCGTCTCAGCTGCCAAGTATCTCCACTCCTTCCCTTCCCGGCCTTCAGCCCATCGTTGCCC GTAGAATTTGTCCTTTCACTGGGAAGAAAGCAAACAGGGCAAACAAGATCTCCTTCTCAGCCCACAAGACCAAGAAGTTGCAGTTTGTGAACCTGCAGTACAAGAGGGTTTGGTGGGAAGCTGGGAAGCGCTTTCTCAAACTCCGCTTGTCAACCAAAGCATTGAAGACCATAGAGAAGAATGGGATTGATGTTGTTGCCAAGAAGGCCGGGATTGATCTTCGCAAGTTATGA
- the LOC126595458 gene encoding uncharacterized protein LOC126595458 has translation MGREVPQQQQVALTVEQLLAVNSYNPDILPDLENYINEFLRKPIVSMPISAFFASISAEEFAERDEHLQCRQKPRSLCTSGCGSTVIQSFGSVQSNTYQTQNGTTIMFRPACTRSVLSRPVPSHSVLSCPVPFRSIMSRLRTKRYLGKNHLQWRSMPKEKEDPLGQTSTHGHRARQLKPANQLEKLGPAVNNLNVSLHKLAVGFKIK, from the exons ATGGGAAGAGAGGTTCCACAACAACAGCAGGTGGCGCTCACGGTGGAGCAACTGCTCGCCGTGAATTCGTACAACCCTGACATCCTTCCTGATCTCGAAAACTACATCAACGA GTTTCTTCGCAAACCTATAGTCTCGATGCCAATCTCTGCCTTCTTCGCCTCTATCAG TGCCGAAGAGTTTGCTGAGCGTGATGAACACTTACAATGTCGGCAGAAGCCCCGCAGTCTTTGCACCTCCGGCTGTGGCTCCACAGTCATTCAATCTTTTGGTTCCGTTCAATCCAACACATACCAAACACAGAACGGAACAACCATCATGTTCCGTCCTGCATGTACCCGTTCCGTCCTGTCTCGTCCCGTCCCATCCCATTCCGTTCTGTCATGTCCCGTCCCATTCCGTTCCATCATGTCCCGtctacgtaccaaacggtacctaggaaaaaatcatctccaatggAGGTCCATgccaaaggaaaaagaagatcCACTGGGCCAAACCTCAACCCATGGCCATCGGGCTAGGCAATTGAAGCCAGCCAACCAACTCGAAAAGCTAGGCCCAGCTGTCAACAACCTAAATGTTAGCTTACAtaaactagccgttggatttaaaataaaataa